Within Bacteroidales bacterium, the genomic segment CTGATCACCAACTTTATCCTGCCCCTCTTTGTCGAGAAAGAAAAGAAAGAGGAGAGAGATATTCATGAAGAACGGGCATACCTCGATATCCTGCATCATGTCGTCAAACAGCTGAATCTTCAAACGACCAAAGAAAACAAAGCCGCTACGCAAGTAGTAGTCAGGGAATACCTTAGCAGGATCGCCTCCATACAGAACAAAAAGACCTCAAAATCCGAAGATAAGAAAACCGAACAAAGGTACCGGCTCATGATTGTAGAATGGGAAAATAAATATGTGAACGAACTGCTGGCCCGTAATGAAATCGATGAGGATACCGCCCTGCATTATCTTGATTTTACCGAAAGACAGATGTCACTGGGCATGAAAAGAAACGGTTTCCTGAGAAAGATCAAAAAGATGATCACTTTTCTGCGGCACATCAGGAAATTCCGTCGTCTAAACGGAAAAATGAGCCAGCTTATCAGCCGCAAAAGGATCTTTACACTGCGAAAAGCCTGTGATAAGCATGTGCTCGATAATCTGAAAAAAATGAAAGAAACAGATCATCACCCGGCTATCGATCAACTGATCTCCGAATACGAATTATCCCTGTCTATCCAGGAGAATATGAGGGCCTTTAAACGATCTTCAAAACAATCATCAACCAATGCAGGTGTTGAAGAGATAGCCGCATCAGGATTTCAGACAGAACGCGACCAGATACAAATGATGTTCGAAAACAACCGCATCTCACGGGAAACAGCTAAAAATATGAGAAATAACATCGCACTTCTGGAAATGCAGTTTAAGGAATAATAGTACCCTCTTTCCATCATCAATAAAAATTTTCATGAAATGTTGCATTTATTTAAATATTTGCATTTTTTTTGTTGACTGAATATTCAATCAATATAAAAATGCCGAGAACAAAGGAACAGAATGAGGAAATAAAAGAGAAGACATTGTTGAAGATCAGGGAAACCGGATTAAAACTTTTTTCCTACAAAGGACTGGCAGCCACAAGTACATCGGATATAGCCAAAGAGGCGGGCGTAAGTTCGGGATTGATGTATCATTATTACCGTTCAAAAGAAGATCTGTATGCCGATCTGGTTGGATTCGCTGTCAGGGAGTCAAACAATAGTTTTCGACAAGTATTGAAAATGCCGGTACGCCCTTTGGAGAAGATTATATTTCTGACAAAGAGTATACTGGAAGACCTGGAGAAAAACGACCAGATCTCCCAGTATTTCCTGTTGGTCACTCAAGCGCTGCTGAATACTGATTTGCCCGAGAATGCCAGGACATACATGGATGAAGTGTATGTAACATTCGATATCATGAAAGAAATGATCATTGATGGTCAACGCTCGGGAGAAATTGGAAAAGGCGATCCAGAAATGCTGACAACGCTTTACCTGTCTTCCATCAAAGGAATATGTACTTACAAATTGATCCTCGGAGAACGTTTTATCGTTCCTCCGGTTGAAAATATGATCTCATTATTATCACCAATAAAAAAATATGAAACCTGAAAACACAAAAAAGAAAGTGATTGTCGTCGGTGCCGGTATATCGGGACTGGTCGCGGGAATATATGCGCTCAAAGCTGGTTTTGAAGCGGAAATATACGAATCACACAAAGTTGCGGGCGGAGAATGTACTGGTTGGCAACGAAATGGCTATATGATCGACGGATGTATCCACTGGCTGACGGGAACAAAAAAAGGAACCGACCTTTACAGGATTTGGAAGACCTGTCATGCCCTGGGCGAGGATGTTGCAGTTTTGAATAACGATTATATCACGGCTTACCAGCATGAAGGAAAAACTTATTACTTTTATGTTGACCTGAAGAAACTCGAACAGGAACTGCTGAACATCTCACCCGAAGATGAATCCGAAATCAAACAACTGATAGAAATCATCAGGGATTGCCAGGAGCTACCCATTCCCGCACTTAAACCCAATGAATTACTTTCGGAAGAAGAAAGGAACAATCTGTTTGCAGGATATATGAAAGCAGGCAAACATCTGGAAATGGGAAACAGCATGATCGTCAGGGAATATACCGAACGATTCAGGTCGCCGGTCATACGAAAAATGATCTCGACCGTAGTCCCTGAGCATATTGCTTTGACCTCCCTTTTCTTTACGCTTGGTACACGTACATCTTCCCCGGGAAGCTGGCCTGAAGGAGGATCAAAGGTTTTTACCCAACGGATGAAACAACGTTTTGAAGAAATGGGTGGAGCTATTTATTTGAACTCACCCGTAAAAAATATCGCCATTGAAAACGGTAAAGCCATCGGTGTAACTCTAAGAGAGAACAACGAACTGAAAAGGGCCGATTACATTATCCCCGCCACCGATGCACATTTGTTGCTCGACCAGTTTCTGGAAGGAAAATATAAGGATAACTTCTTTGACTATCGTTTCAACCAGCCCGAAAGTTACCCTTTGCTTTCGGCAACTATTGTCTCACTCGGGGTGGATATCGACATAAAAGACAGGCCTCACGATTTGTGTATTCAGGCCGCAAAACCAGTCAGTGTCAATAAAAGCATCCATTCTCAAATCGTCATCAGGCATTTTGGCTTTGACACAGGTTTCAATCCGCAGGGTAAATCGACGATCCAGGTGTTACTGGATGATGCGGAATACGATTACTGGTCGACCCTGAAAAATACTTCAGAAGATGATTACAGGGCCGAAAAAGAAAGAATCGCCAATGAAGTAATTGCTGAAATAGAACAGGTATATCCTGAAATAAAAGGGCATATAAAGATGGTTGATGTAGCCACTCCCCTGACGACGAACCGTTATTGCGGAGCGTATAAAGGAGCATATATGGCGTTTGTAGCCATACCCGGAGTGAAACAGGAAAACCATCAGGGTTACATCGAAGGTATCGAAAACATGTATCTTGCAGGGCAATGGGTTTTCCCCGACGGCGGTTTACCGATGGCGGCCATTGCCGGTAAGTTTGCCGTACAGAGGATATGCCATAAGGAACAAATAGAGATTGTATCCTAAGTATTTTGATGAATTCACTTATGGAGACTTAAAAATGGACAACGCTATTGAAAATTTAGTGTGAGACTACTTTAAGGCCTATAATAGAAATAATCAATGTGGTTATAAACAACAACCGCCAGAAGTTAATGGGTTCCTGAAAAACAAAAATGCCCATTAAAACCGTGCCGACTGCGCCGATTCCCGTCCACACAGCATAAGCCGTACCCATCGGTAAGGTTTGTGTTGCCTTTATCAACAAAGCCATACTAATAGTTAAAGAAACCACAAAACCGGTAATCCACCAGTATAGTTCACCACCTGTTGTTCCTTTCATTTTTTCCAGGCATGAAGTAAATCCTACTTCAAATAATCCTGCGACAATTAAAATAATCCAACTCATAAAATATTATTTGACAGCAAAGATCGCAACCAGATATCAAATAATATTTTACAAATGATAAAAAATGCTATCTGAATTTTGCCCTGATACGGCTTAAAGAAACCTGGGTAATTCCAAGGTAAGACGCAATAAAGGATAATTGTATCCTTTGAAGCAGTTCGGGATTGTTCTTTAGTAATTCACTGTATCTTTCCGATGCTGTCTTGAATTGCCTTGCAATAAGTCTTTCTTCGGTCTTAAGCAGTTCCTGCTCTGCAAATTTCCTACCCCAATTGGCGATATGAATATCCTTTGCATATAAACCATTCAGCGCCGGCACATTCAATTTATATAGTATACAATTCTCCAGTAATTCAATATTTTCGTATCCCTTTTGATGGTCGACATAACTTCTCATCGATACAACGGTATCTCCCTCTTTGCCAAACCAAAAAGTAATTTCACCTTCCGATGAATCGATATAAGCACGGACAATACCCTTTTTGATAAAGTAGATATTCCTCTCCACTTTATCCGCATTAAGTAACAGATGGCCTTTAGGGTATTCAACCTCCGTGATTAGCCCTGCCAGTGTCTTTCGTGAAGATTCCGGCAATGCATATATTCTATTCAAAATTGTTTCAATTTCCATTCAAATATCCTATAGTTCATACAGAAAGCAAAAGTAATCATTAAAAACAGAAGTGATATGAGCTTTTTCAAATAGCTGGAATTGAACACCAAAGCCTTCTTTGTTCCTGAGTCAAAATATTATATAATCCTTGTTTACGCACAACAGTTATCAGCTAAGCACCGCCTCAATATAAGGCGAATATAGAAGTAGCAGATCCAACAAAAAAGGAGCCGTTTCCGGCTCCTTCCATCAAATATCTTTTTAAAGATCATTGAGCAAATTTAACACCCTTTATTTTATCCCAGGCACCACGGGTAAAATCCGGAATCTCAACAGGTATAGAACCGTTATCCAACGATATTTCCGTTAAAGGGATCAGGCAACACCATTCTGCCAGGTCATACACATCCATATCGAGTGGCAAACCTTTCTGCATACAGTAGATCATACGGTAAAACATGATGAAGTCCATTCCGCCATGGCCACCTACCTGTTTTGCTTTTTCTTCGATATCTATGGCAATGGGATGTTTGTATTGCTCCATTAATGCTTTTCTTACCTCAGGGGAAACAAAACTATGTGCATTCAGCTTTTCATGATCGGGCACTTCATCCAGTTTAACTTCTTTTCCGTCAATGGCAAAACCCTGGACAGGATATTTATTGGCAAATCCTTTCGTCCCGGACAACTGGAACATACGGCTATAAGGCCTTGGGGAAGTAATGTCATGCTCTATCAGTATGGATTTTCCTTTTTCCGTACGGATCATGGTCATGGTATGGTCACCGTTTCTGAAATCAGTCACTGTTTCTCCTCTTTTCTCTTTAAGATAAGCAGGATTACCCACTGCTTTTGTATCCACAGAAACCAGGAAATTCATCTTATCACCGCGGTGGATATTCATTGCCAGGCATACCGGACCCAATCCATGGGTCGGATACACATCTCCACGATGTTTCTTGTTAAAATCCATGCGCCAGTCATTCCAATAAGATTCCCAAAATGGTTGAAGACCATGAATATAAGCTCCTTCTCCATGAAGTATCTCACCGAAAACACCTTGTTGCGCCATATTCAGGCATGTAAGCTCGAAAAAGTCATATACGCAGTTTTCCAACTGGATACAGTGTTTTCTTGTTTTTTCCGACATATCGATCAAAGCCCATATCTCTTCCATTGTCATGGCTGCAGGTACTTCTATAGCAACGTGTTTTCCATCTTTCATGGCCTGAAGGGCTATTTCAGCGTGGCTTTTCCAGTCGGTAGATACAACAACTAGATCAATATCCGGAAGTGCTGTAAGTTGTTTCCAGATCAATGTATCTCCATAAAATTCCTTGGCCTTGGGAAGACCTGCTTCTTCCAGCTTCGCATTTTGTTTTTCCACATTTTCTTTCTCCACATCACAAAACGCAACAATTTCCACACCGGGGATATTCATGGCACTTTTCACATGTGTAGGGCCACGCATTCCTACTCCGATAAAACCAATACGAACTGTGGGTATCGGAGCGGCTGTCATTTGCAATGCATCATTCTGTCCAGCCGGACGGGCAGGAGTTTCCGTCCTGATCATTTCATTGGTAACCTGATTTTTACACCCCAGGAAACAAAAAAGCAGGAGCGTAAAGGCAATCATTCTTGTTTTCATAATAATTATTATTGACGATTTAATTATGGTTTGTTATGAGCATGCAATATACATTTATTTCATTAACTGAAATAGGATAAATATCTTAGGTCATCTTTTTTTTTCTGTTAAGCAAATATCAACACCTTAAAAATCCTGCTGTTCCTCTTAATGTGGGGCTTTTATTTATCTGTTACCAACATAAAAAAATAATCGAAAAGACATTTTTTATATATTTACGACCTTAGATTTTTGCACATCAAAAACTTTATAACAATACAATCAATATGGAATCAAGAAGAGATTTTTTAAAAAAAGCGGCCCTGAGTAGTGTTGCTTTAGGTGTATCGGGAAGCATTGCTTCGGCCATGAATATTTCTGCCGCACCGAAGATCAGCCTGAAAAAAGGAGATGTTGTTCTGTTTCAGGGGGATTCAATTACCGATGCCGGAAGGGATAAAAACGTCAAAACACCCAACACTTCACCCATGATGGGAAGTGGGTATGTGATTCAGGCTGCAGCAGAATTATTATTGAAACATGCTGAAAAACAGTTGACTATTTATAACAAAGGAATCAGCGGAAACAAAGTTTTCCAACTGGCCGAACGCTGGGATAACGATTGTATTAACCTAAAACCGAATGTACTGAGCATCCTGATTGGAGTCAATGATTTCTGGCACACAAAATCCGGTAATTACAGCGGTACCGTAAAAACTTATGAAGACGATTACAGGGCCTTGTTAAAGCGCACCCTCACCGCCTTACCTGATGTGAAACTTGTCATCGGAGAACCTTTTGCCGTGAACGGGATAAAAGCAGTTGACGATAGCTGGTATCCTGCATTTGACGAATACCGTGCGGCAGCGAAGAAATTAGCAGATGAATTCAATGC encodes:
- a CDS encoding multidrug efflux SMR transporter; translation: MSWIILIVAGLFEVGFTSCLEKMKGTTGGELYWWITGFVVSLTISMALLIKATQTLPMGTAYAVWTGIGAVGTVLMGIFVFQEPINFWRLLFITTLIISIIGLKVVSH
- a CDS encoding NAD(P)/FAD-dependent oxidoreductase, translated to MKPENTKKKVIVVGAGISGLVAGIYALKAGFEAEIYESHKVAGGECTGWQRNGYMIDGCIHWLTGTKKGTDLYRIWKTCHALGEDVAVLNNDYITAYQHEGKTYYFYVDLKKLEQELLNISPEDESEIKQLIEIIRDCQELPIPALKPNELLSEEERNNLFAGYMKAGKHLEMGNSMIVREYTERFRSPVIRKMISTVVPEHIALTSLFFTLGTRTSSPGSWPEGGSKVFTQRMKQRFEEMGGAIYLNSPVKNIAIENGKAIGVTLRENNELKRADYIIPATDAHLLLDQFLEGKYKDNFFDYRFNQPESYPLLSATIVSLGVDIDIKDRPHDLCIQAAKPVSVNKSIHSQIVIRHFGFDTGFNPQGKSTIQVLLDDAEYDYWSTLKNTSEDDYRAEKERIANEVIAEIEQVYPEIKGHIKMVDVATPLTTNRYCGAYKGAYMAFVAIPGVKQENHQGYIEGIENMYLAGQWVFPDGGLPMAAIAGKFAVQRICHKEQIEIVS
- a CDS encoding Gfo/Idh/MocA family oxidoreductase, with the protein product MKTRMIAFTLLLFCFLGCKNQVTNEMIRTETPARPAGQNDALQMTAAPIPTVRIGFIGVGMRGPTHVKSAMNIPGVEIVAFCDVEKENVEKQNAKLEEAGLPKAKEFYGDTLIWKQLTALPDIDLVVVSTDWKSHAEIALQAMKDGKHVAIEVPAAMTMEEIWALIDMSEKTRKHCIQLENCVYDFFELTCLNMAQQGVFGEILHGEGAYIHGLQPFWESYWNDWRMDFNKKHRGDVYPTHGLGPVCLAMNIHRGDKMNFLVSVDTKAVGNPAYLKEKRGETVTDFRNGDHTMTMIRTEKGKSILIEHDITSPRPYSRMFQLSGTKGFANKYPVQGFAIDGKEVKLDEVPDHEKLNAHSFVSPEVRKALMEQYKHPIAIDIEEKAKQVGGHGGMDFIMFYRMIYCMQKGLPLDMDVYDLAEWCCLIPLTEISLDNGSIPVEIPDFTRGAWDKIKGVKFAQ
- a CDS encoding Crp/Fnr family transcriptional regulator; this encodes MEIETILNRIYALPESSRKTLAGLITEVEYPKGHLLLNADKVERNIYFIKKGIVRAYIDSSEGEITFWFGKEGDTVVSMRSYVDHQKGYENIELLENCILYKLNVPALNGLYAKDIHIANWGRKFAEQELLKTEERLIARQFKTASERYSELLKNNPELLQRIQLSFIASYLGITQVSLSRIRAKFR
- a CDS encoding SGNH/GDSL hydrolase family protein, which translates into the protein MESRRDFLKKAALSSVALGVSGSIASAMNISAAPKISLKKGDVVLFQGDSITDAGRDKNVKTPNTSPMMGSGYVIQAAAELLLKHAEKQLTIYNKGISGNKVFQLAERWDNDCINLKPNVLSILIGVNDFWHTKSGNYSGTVKTYEDDYRALLKRTLTALPDVKLVIGEPFAVNGIKAVDDSWYPAFDEYRAAAKKLADEFNAVFIPYQKVFDEAQKRAPGVYWTHDGVHASLAGAKLMADAWMKAIK
- a CDS encoding TetR/AcrR family transcriptional regulator; this encodes MPRTKEQNEEIKEKTLLKIRETGLKLFSYKGLAATSTSDIAKEAGVSSGLMYHYYRSKEDLYADLVGFAVRESNNSFRQVLKMPVRPLEKIIFLTKSILEDLEKNDQISQYFLLVTQALLNTDLPENARTYMDEVYVTFDIMKEMIIDGQRSGEIGKGDPEMLTTLYLSSIKGICTYKLILGERFIVPPVENMISLLSPIKKYET